Proteins co-encoded in one Dyella japonica A8 genomic window:
- a CDS encoding sensor histidine kinase — protein sequence MEPRAQLLPRLFIDVVLPSTIAAVALILALCVQQSHALAERVDSTASLRLARLAGELDVPGELSPQIALDRTLQEGQADRVVRVEWHGADGTLWSSGKPSSSDGTTYRSEVRPHGTATSWVSMQVDTRPLRQAQAMVWLLGALCVAGVLVLAWLARVSIRHRVLEPLSQVRYAVHELVNGRHPQLDNTPASAEFIEVRKTLQRLSELHEEQRRDWSAMQHDNAVEALDRLRQSQAATRSKSQFIALVSHHFRQPLQALELFAAGLDQNVSNEQQSLFQQMRHSIASMTRLLDALLEISRLDAGVIAVKPIGFTAAELFMRDRTSLNHEAAQHRVTLAWRGSQHQLHGDADVAASLLYQLASNAIANAPEGRVLIAARRRGQSIRIEVRDNGPGIAVIHQQRIFEEFVQLQGGESERRGGYGLGLAIAERLARLLGTRIGLRSEPGRGSTFWFDLPRMPMLERHSCPQKQPAAAWREAS from the coding sequence ATGGAGCCGCGCGCGCAACTGCTGCCCCGCCTGTTCATCGATGTGGTTTTGCCAAGCACCATCGCCGCCGTGGCTTTGATCCTGGCGCTGTGCGTGCAGCAGAGCCATGCCCTGGCCGAACGCGTGGACTCCACCGCCAGCCTGCGGTTGGCGCGGCTGGCCGGCGAGCTCGACGTGCCCGGCGAACTGTCGCCCCAGATCGCCCTCGACCGCACCCTGCAGGAAGGCCAGGCCGACCGGGTGGTGCGCGTGGAATGGCATGGCGCCGACGGCACCCTGTGGAGCAGCGGCAAGCCCTCGTCCAGCGACGGCACCACCTACCGCAGCGAGGTAAGGCCCCACGGCACTGCCACGTCCTGGGTAAGCATGCAGGTGGACACGCGCCCGCTGCGGCAGGCGCAGGCCATGGTCTGGCTGCTGGGGGCGCTGTGCGTGGCCGGGGTGCTGGTGCTTGCGTGGCTCGCCCGCGTATCCATTCGCCATCGCGTGCTCGAACCGCTGTCGCAGGTGCGCTATGCGGTGCATGAGCTGGTGAATGGGCGGCATCCGCAGCTGGACAACACCCCTGCCAGCGCCGAGTTCATCGAAGTGCGCAAAACCCTGCAGCGCCTCTCCGAGCTGCACGAAGAGCAGCGACGCGACTGGAGTGCGATGCAGCACGACAACGCCGTCGAGGCCTTGGATCGCCTGCGCCAGAGCCAGGCGGCGACGCGCAGCAAATCGCAGTTCATTGCCCTGGTCAGCCACCACTTCCGGCAGCCGCTGCAGGCGCTGGAACTGTTTGCGGCTGGCCTGGACCAGAACGTCAGCAACGAGCAGCAATCGCTGTTCCAGCAGATGCGCCACAGCATCGCGTCGATGACCCGCCTGCTGGATGCGCTGCTGGAGATCTCCCGCCTCGACGCCGGCGTGATCGCCGTGAAGCCCATCGGCTTCACCGCCGCAGAACTGTTCATGCGTGATCGCACCTCGCTCAACCACGAGGCCGCGCAGCACCGCGTCACACTGGCCTGGCGAGGCAGCCAGCACCAGTTGCACGGCGACGCCGATGTGGCGGCCAGCCTGCTCTATCAACTGGCCAGCAACGCCATTGCCAATGCGCCCGAAGGACGCGTGCTCATCGCGGCACGCCGTCGCGGCCAGTCCATCCGCATTGAAGTGCGCGACAACGGTCCGGGCATCGCCGTGATCCATCAGCAACGCATTTTCGAAGAGTTCGTGCAGTTGCAGGGCGGGGAAAGCGAGCGGCGCGGTGGCTACGGCCTCGGCCTGGCCATTGCCGAACGCCTGGCGCGCCTGCTGGGCACCCGTATCGGGCTGCGTTCGGAACCGGGGCGTGGCAGCACCTTCTGGTTCGACCTGCCGCGCATGCCGATGCTGGAGCGCCACTCCTGCCCGCAGAAGCAACCTGCCGCGGCGTGGCGCGAGGCGAGCTGA
- the queC gene encoding 7-cyano-7-deazaguanine synthase QueC yields the protein MTQTSPRKAVVLVSGGMDSAVTIAIAREQGYQVHSLSVAYGQRHSAELAASERVSRLLGAVEHKTVHVDLRTIGGSALTADIDVPLDQTGEQGIPVTYVPARNTIMLSIALGWAEVLGSNDIWCGVNAVDYSGYPDCRPAFIEAFEQLANVATKAGVEGAGIRIHAPLMRMSKADIAREGQRLGVDFSETVSCYQADAEGRACGHCDACRLRAQGFSAAGLPDPTRYA from the coding sequence ATGACCCAAACCTCTCCCCGCAAGGCTGTCGTGCTCGTCTCCGGCGGCATGGACTCGGCCGTCACCATCGCCATCGCCCGCGAGCAGGGCTATCAGGTGCACTCGCTCAGCGTGGCCTACGGCCAGCGCCACAGCGCCGAGCTGGCGGCCTCCGAGCGGGTGTCGCGACTGCTGGGCGCCGTGGAGCACAAGACCGTGCACGTGGACCTGCGCACCATCGGCGGCTCGGCGCTGACGGCCGACATCGACGTGCCGCTCGACCAGACGGGCGAGCAGGGCATTCCGGTGACCTACGTGCCGGCACGCAACACCATCATGCTGTCCATCGCGCTGGGCTGGGCCGAGGTGCTGGGCTCCAACGACATCTGGTGCGGCGTGAACGCGGTGGACTACTCGGGCTATCCCGACTGCCGCCCGGCCTTCATCGAGGCGTTCGAGCAGCTGGCGAACGTGGCCACCAAGGCTGGCGTGGAAGGGGCGGGCATCCGCATCCATGCCCCGCTGATGCGCATGAGCAAGGCCGACATCGCCCGCGAGGGCCAGCGCCTGGGCGTGGATTTCTCTGAGACGGTCAGCTGCTACCAGGCCGACGCCGAGGGACGCGCCTGCGGCCATTGCGACGCCTGCCGCCTGCGCGCGCAGGGCTTCAGCGCGGCCGGTCTGCCGGACCCCACCCGCTACGCCTGA
- a CDS encoding DUF3617 domain-containing protein: MSSRCRWMIAVSLLGLAGAALAQDIPANMPKRKPGLWEMQTSGMGGQSQTTKFCLDADTDTAMYKMGTHMSGQMCSKFKIDVQGSNKVVTDAVCKINTPNGGVDMTSHSETTYQGDTSYATQGHITYNPAIMGHADMAITSTGRWVGQCAAGQKPGDMIMPNGQTMNIKDMQGH, from the coding sequence ATGTCCTCACGTTGTCGCTGGATGATCGCCGTTTCCCTGCTGGGCCTGGCCGGTGCGGCCCTGGCGCAGGATATTCCCGCCAACATGCCCAAGCGCAAGCCGGGTCTGTGGGAAATGCAGACCTCCGGCATGGGCGGACAGTCTCAGACGACCAAGTTCTGCCTTGACGCCGATACCGACACGGCGATGTACAAGATGGGCACGCACATGAGCGGCCAGATGTGCAGCAAGTTCAAGATCGACGTGCAGGGCAGCAACAAGGTGGTGACGGATGCCGTCTGCAAGATCAACACGCCCAACGGCGGGGTCGACATGACCAGCCACAGCGAGACCACCTACCAGGGCGATACCTCCTACGCGACGCAGGGCCACATCACGTACAACCCCGCCATCATGGGCCATGCGGACATGGCCATCACCAGCACCGGTCGCTGGGTCGGGCAGTGCGCCGCGGGCCAGAAGCCGGGCGACATGATCATGCCCAACGGCCAGACCATGAACATCAAGGACATGCAGGGGCACTAA